A stretch of Leptospira bouyouniensis DNA encodes these proteins:
- a CDS encoding neutral/alkaline ceramidase, which produces MNSQISPLVRVSVTIVTCLFLLVCSDKKPSQSNSALLGLVGSNQTQTNDENGSDQLLSSGVSRAVAPSLGSSPYLVGVGISDITGPAAEVGMMGFAETAQKTEGIYMRLWSRAYIIGDVSKRVVFVSADLGMIFQSIKQAVSKKIAADSELAPYYTEANVLLSATHTHSGPGGYSHYFLYNATTAGFIKENFDVIVNGIYKSIKLAHQNLVPGNIYINQGELTDASKNRSVVAYDKNPSSERSFYNANVDQTMTVLKLVAADGRELGMVNWFAVHPTNVGPTNKLIGGDNKGLASYLFEKNKGTNYSANQTFVAAFAQSNSGDVTPNLWGPADGVNDYARQNIIADKQYQKALSLYQSANTQVTGSVDFRHTYVNFSNLYVSSVGTTTCPAGMGASFSAGSVEDNAVSVDFFDEGTTVDSLDWNSNAADAFKASFLGGALGVLWPASVSESYKLCHAEKPVLIPTGVASFDGNPWTPPIIPIQIVKIGNLSILAIPAEVSTMAGRRIRSLVKNIMENDYTVVAALSNSYTSYLTTREEYSSQQYEGASTQFGPNTLKAYEQEFGKLATALRNGSTVPSGPTPPDLTNFQATFQTGVVFDDVPLFKSFGNVFTQPSPTYTSGAKVTAVFWGAHPKNNMLIGSSFVDIERQNGSTWTVVARDNDPSTTYKWQRDGIAYSKITTTWDTTSFPKGTYRIRHRGHWKSGWTGAISAYQGVTNNFTIQ; this is translated from the coding sequence ATGAATTCCCAAATAAGTCCCTTGGTTCGCGTCAGTGTAACCATTGTCACCTGCCTTTTTTTGTTGGTTTGTTCCGACAAAAAACCTTCCCAGTCCAATTCCGCCTTGCTTGGGTTAGTTGGTTCAAATCAAACCCAAACGAATGATGAAAATGGTTCGGATCAGTTACTAAGTTCAGGAGTGAGCCGTGCTGTAGCGCCAAGTCTCGGATCGTCGCCATATTTAGTAGGTGTTGGTATTTCGGACATCACAGGACCTGCGGCAGAAGTAGGTATGATGGGTTTTGCAGAAACTGCCCAAAAAACAGAAGGGATTTATATGCGCCTATGGTCGAGAGCTTATATCATAGGTGATGTTTCTAAACGTGTAGTGTTTGTGAGTGCTGATTTAGGGATGATCTTTCAGTCGATCAAACAAGCTGTAAGTAAAAAGATAGCAGCGGACTCAGAACTAGCTCCGTATTATACAGAAGCTAATGTATTGTTATCTGCAACTCACACGCATAGCGGTCCTGGTGGGTATTCACATTATTTTTTATACAATGCAACAACTGCAGGTTTTATCAAAGAAAACTTTGACGTGATTGTGAATGGGATTTATAAGTCGATCAAATTAGCTCATCAAAATTTAGTCCCTGGAAACATATATATCAACCAAGGGGAACTCACAGATGCTAGTAAAAATCGTTCTGTTGTTGCTTATGATAAAAACCCTAGTAGCGAACGAAGTTTTTATAACGCAAACGTCGACCAAACAATGACAGTGTTAAAGTTAGTGGCAGCTGATGGAAGAGAGCTCGGAATGGTGAATTGGTTTGCCGTACATCCTACCAATGTTGGTCCTACGAATAAACTCATAGGTGGTGATAATAAAGGTTTGGCTTCCTATTTATTTGAAAAAAACAAAGGAACCAATTATTCCGCAAACCAAACATTTGTCGCAGCATTTGCTCAATCTAATTCGGGAGATGTAACTCCGAATTTATGGGGACCTGCTGATGGTGTGAATGATTATGCCAGACAAAATATCATTGCGGACAAACAATACCAGAAGGCTCTGAGTCTTTACCAATCTGCAAATACCCAAGTTACGGGTTCTGTCGACTTTCGACATACCTATGTTAACTTCTCTAATCTATATGTAAGTAGTGTTGGAACCACCACTTGCCCTGCTGGTATGGGAGCATCTTTTTCTGCAGGTAGTGTTGAAGACAATGCAGTCTCCGTTGACTTTTTTGATGAAGGAACTACAGTTGATTCACTCGATTGGAATTCAAATGCTGCAGATGCGTTCAAAGCTAGTTTTCTTGGCGGAGCCCTTGGGGTATTATGGCCAGCTTCTGTCAGTGAATCATATAAATTATGCCATGCAGAAAAACCAGTTCTCATTCCCACTGGAGTCGCAAGTTTTGATGGGAATCCTTGGACACCACCAATTATCCCGATCCAAATTGTGAAAATTGGTAATTTATCCATCCTCGCAATTCCTGCTGAGGTATCGACAATGGCAGGTAGAAGGATTCGTTCCCTTGTCAAAAATATTATGGAAAATGATTACACCGTTGTGGCGGCACTTTCCAACTCCTATACATCGTATCTCACTACTAGAGAAGAGTATTCCTCGCAACAATACGAGGGAGCTTCAACTCAGTTTGGTCCCAATACTCTAAAAGCTTATGAACAAGAATTTGGGAAACTTGCAACAGCATTACGAAATGGTTCAACGGTTCCTAGTGGACCTACACCACCTGATCTTACGAACTTCCAAGCTACATTCCAAACAGGAGTTGTTTTCGATGATGTCCCATTATTTAAAAGTTTCGGGAATGTTTTCACACAACCTTCTCCGACATATACAAGTGGTGCAAAAGTAACGGCTGTTTTTTGGGGAGCACATCCTAAAAACAATATGTTAATTGGAAGTAGTTTTGTTGATATTGAACGCCAAAATGGTTCCACTTGGACAGTGGTAGCTCGGGACAATGATCCATCTACAACATACAAATGGCAAAGGGATGGGATTGCGTATTCAAAAATCACAACCACTTGGGATACTACCTCCTTTCCAAAAGGTACATACCGCATCCGCCATCGTGGCCATTGGAAATCTGGATGGACTGGTGCTATCAGTGCCTACCAAGGGGTCACAAATAATTTTACGATCCAATAG
- a CDS encoding TetR/AcrR family transcriptional regulator has protein sequence MDKLVDASLSPDLASRPFKFTSKQGRNRRAQLLSIAFELLKEKNPEEISFADICKKAKIPRPSAYHFFPNVEAIFHGIRLLHSEGMVEKLTELKNETFRTWKEYIERSIDVAIEVTNSEIAFPRLIYGYRMSNPEMRLVGQELDVKLANLTKQGLIEKFDLPTLNNIEQVFGVAISIPDSLLKLSYRTYGDFTPWMIGEAKKATISYLLNYLPEVCEPKK, from the coding sequence ATGGATAAATTGGTAGACGCATCCCTCTCTCCTGACCTTGCTTCAAGGCCGTTTAAATTCACAAGCAAACAAGGTAGGAACCGTCGGGCGCAGCTTTTATCGATTGCATTTGAACTCTTAAAAGAAAAAAATCCAGAAGAAATCAGTTTTGCTGACATTTGCAAAAAAGCTAAAATTCCAAGACCATCCGCTTACCATTTTTTCCCAAACGTTGAAGCCATTTTTCATGGAATTCGATTATTACATTCCGAAGGAATGGTTGAGAAACTAACCGAATTAAAAAATGAAACCTTTCGCACTTGGAAAGAATACATTGAAAGGTCTATCGATGTTGCGATTGAAGTCACAAATTCGGAAATTGCATTTCCTAGGCTTATTTATGGATACCGTATGAGTAATCCAGAGATGAGACTTGTAGGGCAAGAATTGGATGTAAAACTTGCAAATCTAACCAAACAAGGATTAATTGAAAAATTTGATTTACCTACTTTGAATAACATTGAACAGGTATTTGGAGTTGCGATCTCTATTCCTGATTCTTTATTAAAATTATCATATCGAACTTATGGCGATTTCACTCCTTGGATGATTGGTGAGGCAAAAAAAGCAACAATCTCATATTTACTCAACTATTTACCTGAAGTATGTGAACCTAAAAAATAA
- a CDS encoding TetR/AcrR family transcriptional regulator, with protein MVAKKPKGKPKKTPRVGRPNKLNSVNVRETLIQAGVELLETISLEEISLRKVAKKAGVSHVASYHHFENKHALFSAIAEIGFQKYFESYQIELEKTEKDFKGRYRALGWTYFQFIMKNRQFARIMFGGMGVETNLNPKLSSVSRRTYRQLHEIIRMGQNLGYLEKGQTREKTLASWAMIHGIAMLFLEGRLQMKNDINEMEKFIQTVTEYAYNGMKT; from the coding sequence ATGGTGGCAAAAAAACCAAAAGGGAAACCAAAAAAAACTCCGCGTGTCGGCCGTCCGAATAAATTGAACAGCGTTAATGTTCGGGAAACCTTAATCCAAGCTGGTGTGGAATTATTAGAAACTATATCACTCGAAGAAATTTCACTTCGGAAAGTGGCAAAAAAAGCTGGAGTGAGCCACGTAGCAAGTTACCACCATTTCGAAAACAAACACGCGTTATTTTCTGCCATTGCAGAAATTGGTTTTCAGAAATACTTTGAATCTTACCAGATCGAATTAGAAAAAACTGAAAAAGATTTTAAAGGACGTTATCGCGCTCTAGGATGGACCTACTTTCAATTCATCATGAAGAATCGCCAGTTCGCAAGGATTATGTTTGGTGGTATGGGAGTTGAGACAAATTTAAATCCTAAATTGTCATCAGTATCAAGAAGAACCTATCGACAGTTACATGAGATTATTCGTATGGGTCAAAACTTAGGTTATTTAGAAAAAGGCCAAACGAGAGAAAAAACTTTGGCATCATGGGCTATGATCCATGGAATAGCCATGTTGTTTTTAGAGGGAAGACTTCAAATGAAAAATGATATCAATGAAATGGAAAAATTCATTCAAACTGTAACAGAATACGCATATAACGGAATGAAAACCTAA
- a CDS encoding FAD-dependent oxidoreductase, whose translation MNQAFSPIQLGNLTLPNRFLMGSMHLGVEGETGVASRMATFYGKRFEGGVGMIVTGGISVNEEGKGSKSFFQFLDPNHAKELKLMNEALAGKGIMCAQLFHAGRYAFDRNCVAPSAIRAPINRYVPRALSEEECWRTIEDFGRSAKIAYEVGFGAVEIMGSEGYLLNQFFSPVTNHRNDYFGGDAKRRMNFSIEVLRVVKKNLPEGFPVIFRMSGIDLIPGNPSFEDVILLSNALRDEKASGLNIGIGWHESRVPTISQLVPRGAWVPIARRIKEHTEGIPIIASNRVNDAETIKKVFSEQSVDMISMARPFLADPYIIKKLQTNESNRINTCVACNQACLDHAFQEKHVSCIVNPMAMNEEKYHHNKTTNPKKVLVIGTGPAGLEAARAAKELGHDVTLFEKRDQIGGQFQLASHIPGKSEFNETIRFFQNELKSIGVKTLLNTEAKLDNIQSENADVVIFASGVIPRGFQIKGLDLIPHGSYADYLTGKFIPGKQVAVIGGGGIGVDVAHRLTEEHDPTLESYQRKYNISSFTNAVVQTEISNRKVAVFRRNGKHGAGLGPTTFWALKQELESVGVEFYQGLSYKEVTKEGLVVVFKNGEEFLYPCDSIILCVGQEKEDSLYEEFTKTYPNKKAILIGGAKDAKNIDAKRAFFEGLDAAYSI comes from the coding sequence ATGAACCAAGCATTTTCACCAATCCAACTTGGAAATCTTACCTTACCCAATCGTTTTTTAATGGGTTCCATGCATTTAGGTGTAGAAGGAGAAACCGGAGTTGCGAGTCGAATGGCGACATTTTATGGCAAACGGTTTGAAGGTGGAGTAGGAATGATTGTGACCGGTGGGATCAGTGTCAATGAGGAAGGAAAAGGTTCAAAGTCATTCTTTCAATTTTTAGATCCAAACCACGCAAAAGAACTTAAATTGATGAACGAGGCACTCGCCGGTAAAGGAATTATGTGTGCACAGTTATTCCATGCGGGGAGATATGCCTTTGACAGGAATTGTGTGGCTCCATCTGCAATTAGAGCACCAATCAATCGTTATGTGCCAAGAGCTTTATCGGAAGAAGAATGTTGGCGAACTATTGAAGATTTTGGTAGGTCTGCAAAAATTGCTTATGAAGTTGGATTTGGGGCAGTCGAAATCATGGGTAGCGAAGGGTATCTCCTCAATCAATTTTTTTCGCCGGTCACCAATCATCGAAATGATTATTTTGGCGGAGATGCCAAACGGAGAATGAATTTTTCAATCGAAGTTCTCCGAGTTGTCAAAAAAAATCTTCCTGAAGGTTTTCCAGTGATCTTTCGTATGTCAGGGATTGATTTGATTCCAGGTAATCCAAGTTTTGAAGATGTGATCTTATTATCGAATGCATTACGTGATGAAAAGGCAAGTGGGTTAAACATTGGGATTGGTTGGCATGAATCAAGAGTGCCAACGATTAGTCAATTGGTACCGCGTGGCGCATGGGTACCAATTGCACGTCGGATTAAAGAACATACAGAAGGAATACCAATCATTGCTTCTAATCGTGTAAACGATGCAGAGACCATAAAAAAGGTTTTCTCCGAACAAAGTGTGGATATGATTTCAATGGCACGTCCATTTCTTGCAGATCCATACATCATTAAAAAATTACAAACGAATGAGTCTAATCGAATCAATACTTGTGTAGCATGTAACCAAGCTTGTTTGGATCACGCCTTTCAAGAAAAACATGTTTCCTGCATTGTAAATCCAATGGCAATGAATGAAGAAAAATACCATCATAACAAAACGACAAACCCCAAAAAGGTGTTAGTGATTGGTACAGGACCTGCTGGTTTAGAAGCGGCTCGTGCGGCAAAAGAATTAGGACACGATGTAACCCTTTTTGAAAAGAGGGATCAAATTGGTGGCCAGTTCCAACTTGCATCTCACATTCCAGGAAAATCGGAATTTAATGAAACCATTCGATTCTTTCAAAATGAGTTAAAATCAATTGGAGTGAAAACTTTATTGAATACGGAAGCGAAGTTGGATAACATTCAATCAGAAAATGCAGATGTTGTCATTTTTGCTAGTGGTGTGATTCCAAGAGGATTCCAAATCAAAGGATTGGATTTAATACCACATGGAAGTTATGCAGACTACCTTACTGGTAAATTTATTCCAGGGAAACAAGTAGCTGTGATTGGAGGAGGTGGAATTGGTGTTGATGTTGCGCACCGATTGACCGAAGAACATGACCCCACATTAGAATCTTATCAAAGAAAATATAATATATCATCCTTTACGAATGCTGTTGTACAAACTGAAATTTCGAATCGAAAGGTAGCTGTGTTCAGAAGGAATGGGAAACATGGTGCGGGACTTGGTCCAACTACTTTTTGGGCACTCAAACAAGAGTTAGAGTCGGTTGGAGTTGAGTTTTACCAAGGCCTTAGTTATAAAGAAGTAACAAAAGAAGGACTTGTCGTTGTTTTTAAAAATGGTGAGGAGTTTTTGTATCCATGTGATTCCATAATTTTATGCGTTGGGCAAGAAAAAGAAGATTCTTTGTATGAAGAATTTACAAAAACGTACCCTAACAAAAAAGCAATTTTGATCGGTGGAGCAAAAGATGCAAAAAATATCGACGCTAAACGTGCATTTTTCGAAGGGCTAGACGCAGCATACAGTATTTAA
- a CDS encoding acyl-CoA dehydrogenase family protein, which produces MIANNYFSDDKDLQLIFNELIDWESIVNESEGEEFIDYKIYSETKNNRYEMAPSSFEETMELYISSLDAMGDFFGKDVSQKSQTMDRNELKYENGKVIFPKETIEIYEKFRNTGLLGYSLPREAGGLNFPATVGAFYAMIMARADVAFCMTTTLLNLAQIVSRFGTKEQIETYATKAATGECLFAMSLTEPDFGSDLNSVRTVAVKQEDGSYRLTGTKRFISQGCGLGDYPALLLTLARTGKPDGGARGLSVFLVKSTDINVAGIEKKMGLHGSPTCEIVYDNSYGEILGEEGLGLTRYTAGMTNFMRLVSASGGCGGGAAAYYESLKYANERNQFGKPIFEIPAVYEMVNKIKRETNAMRLLTLETARVIDMYQHHQIRLEKQGKQDRDIRKDEKVKYWSTLASTLTPIAKYYSSEEGHKCTSIAVQVFGGAGYTEDYDISRMFRDSRINTIYEGTSQIHVRISTGAILAGMAGDGNFRKYLNSLKDEIPNPSTFLLEQESLLEKSIQEMRKIEVETRKETVAENLMIQMARYLGSVLYEKAIPKIKDENLREIWEKDCRSYVIDSTATAQSCLYRIQYFE; this is translated from the coding sequence ATGATCGCTAATAATTATTTTTCAGATGATAAAGACTTACAATTAATTTTTAACGAACTGATTGATTGGGAATCAATTGTAAATGAATCCGAAGGAGAGGAGTTTATTGATTATAAAATATACTCCGAAACAAAGAACAATCGGTATGAAATGGCACCATCTTCGTTTGAAGAAACAATGGAATTATACATATCGAGCCTAGATGCGATGGGTGATTTTTTTGGAAAAGATGTTTCACAGAAATCACAAACCATGGATCGCAATGAACTAAAGTATGAAAATGGAAAAGTTATTTTTCCAAAAGAAACAATCGAAATCTACGAAAAATTTCGTAATACCGGATTACTCGGTTATTCCCTTCCAAGAGAAGCAGGTGGATTGAATTTTCCAGCCACAGTTGGAGCATTTTATGCGATGATCATGGCTCGAGCTGATGTTGCTTTTTGTATGACAACAACTCTACTCAATTTAGCTCAAATTGTTTCAAGGTTTGGAACAAAAGAACAAATTGAAACTTATGCGACAAAGGCTGCCACAGGTGAGTGTTTGTTTGCCATGTCACTCACTGAACCTGATTTTGGTTCCGATTTGAATAGTGTCCGTACAGTTGCAGTCAAACAAGAAGATGGTTCTTATCGTTTAACAGGAACTAAGCGATTTATTTCCCAAGGGTGCGGCCTCGGTGATTATCCTGCACTTTTGTTAACACTTGCAAGAACCGGAAAACCAGATGGTGGTGCACGTGGACTTTCTGTATTTTTAGTCAAAAGTACTGATATCAATGTTGCCGGTATTGAAAAAAAGATGGGACTTCACGGCTCTCCAACTTGTGAGATTGTATATGACAATAGTTATGGAGAGATTCTTGGTGAGGAAGGTCTTGGCCTAACTCGATATACCGCAGGAATGACAAATTTTATGAGACTTGTGAGTGCTTCAGGCGGATGTGGTGGTGGAGCTGCTGCTTATTATGAATCATTGAAATATGCAAACGAAAGGAATCAATTCGGGAAACCAATTTTTGAGATACCTGCAGTATATGAGATGGTCAATAAAATTAAGCGTGAAACAAATGCTATGCGACTTTTGACTTTGGAAACGGCTCGTGTCATTGATATGTACCAACACCATCAAATTCGATTAGAAAAACAAGGAAAACAAGATAGAGACATTCGCAAAGACGAAAAAGTAAAATATTGGTCAACTCTTGCTTCAACTCTAACACCCATTGCCAAATACTATAGTTCAGAAGAAGGTCATAAATGTACAAGTATTGCCGTACAAGTGTTTGGTGGTGCAGGGTATACTGAAGATTATGACATCTCAAGGATGTTTCGCGATTCTAGAATCAATACAATATACGAAGGAACCTCTCAAATCCATGTGAGAATTTCGACGGGAGCAATCCTTGCTGGAATGGCAGGAGATGGCAATTTCAGAAAGTATCTTAATTCACTCAAAGATGAGATTCCAAACCCTTCCACGTTTTTACTCGAACAGGAATCACTTCTGGAAAAATCGATCCAAGAGATGCGAAAGATCGAAGTTGAAACAAGGAAAGAAACAGTAGCAGAAAATTTAATGATCCAGATGGCTCGTTATCTTGGAAGTGTATTATATGAAAAAGCAATACCAAAAATCAAGGATGAAAATCTCAGAGAAATCTGGGAAAAAGATTGCCGTTCGTATGTCATTGATAGCACAGCAACTGCGCAGTCTTGTTTGTATCGTATTCAATATTTTGAATGA
- a CDS encoding serine hydrolase domain-containing protein, with protein MKQSKFFIIVIFALFTLISFSIRTAPLPNEECPIPQREQELQIIKLIDSEFDKITFCKNVVEISSDESEVHSFLIERHGKILTEIYNARKDSPFNKRYGLRLPFDGETRFDANTLHDVRSVSKSVVSLLFGIGIDKKIIENLDLPVLSFYPELKIPLEDPRQKINIRHLLTMSSGLDWEEWQYGFLFSDETRLLWKKNIPEFVFQRDIINDPGTKFKYNGGGTSILSDILIKRTNKSLKVLAKEWLFDPLQIQHFEWVEDTNGNALAHAGLRLKPRDMLKLGRLILNQGNWEGKQIVSKQWIIESTKKQINSDIKIFRKDGVSLLYGYHWWLGETVLSEKKIPWTLALGNGGQLIFSIPSLDMVIVTTAGGYGDPTTIQRILNLVEKIISSAK; from the coding sequence ATGAAACAAAGTAAATTTTTCATAATAGTTATATTTGCCCTATTCACTCTCATCAGTTTTTCGATTCGTACAGCGCCTCTTCCTAATGAAGAATGCCCAATACCACAGCGAGAGCAAGAATTGCAAATCATCAAATTGATCGATTCTGAATTTGATAAAATCACATTTTGCAAAAATGTCGTAGAAATTAGTTCAGACGAAAGCGAAGTTCACTCATTTTTGATTGAAAGGCATGGAAAAATTTTAACTGAAATCTATAATGCAAGAAAAGATAGTCCATTTAACAAACGCTATGGTCTCAGGTTACCTTTTGACGGAGAAACACGATTTGATGCAAATACCTTACATGATGTGAGATCGGTGAGTAAATCAGTTGTTTCATTACTTTTTGGGATTGGCATCGATAAAAAAATAATCGAAAATTTAGATTTACCAGTTCTTTCTTTTTACCCTGAATTAAAAATTCCATTAGAAGATCCTAGGCAAAAAATAAATATAAGACATCTATTAACAATGAGTAGCGGCTTGGATTGGGAAGAATGGCAGTATGGATTTTTATTTAGTGATGAAACTAGGTTACTTTGGAAAAAAAACATACCTGAATTTGTTTTTCAGAGAGATATCATCAATGATCCTGGAACTAAATTTAAATACAATGGTGGAGGAACATCTATATTATCTGATATACTAATAAAGAGAACCAACAAATCACTAAAAGTTCTGGCAAAAGAATGGCTGTTTGATCCATTACAAATCCAACACTTTGAATGGGTAGAAGATACAAACGGAAATGCGCTTGCTCATGCTGGTCTCCGATTAAAACCAAGAGATATGTTGAAATTAGGAAGACTCATTTTAAATCAAGGAAATTGGGAAGGGAAACAAATTGTCTCTAAACAATGGATCATTGAATCAACTAAAAAACAAATCAACTCAGATATAAAGATATTTCGCAAAGATGGTGTATCCCTTCTATATGGTTACCATTGGTGGCTAGGCGAAACCGTATTATCTGAGAAAAAAATACCATGGACACTTGCCCTGGGAAATGGAGGACAATTGATCTTCTCCATTCCCAGTTTAGATATGGTGATCGTAACTACTGCTGGTGGTTACGGTGATCCAACCACCATCCAAAGGATTTTGAACCTAGTTGAAAAAATTATATCTTCAGCTAAGTGA
- a CDS encoding EF-hand domain-containing protein, whose translation MKKILTILSVLTLVIPMFLFAQNKDGKGKKLMADDHFKKMDTDNDKKVSKEEWQKFHDGFFLELDKDGDGSISFNELKGKQMENREKMKEKAKENQKQGKKKNQTTIPE comes from the coding sequence ATGAAAAAAATTCTAACAATTTTATCGGTTTTAACGTTAGTTATACCAATGTTCCTTTTTGCTCAAAATAAAGATGGAAAAGGCAAAAAGTTAATGGCGGATGACCACTTTAAAAAAATGGATACTGACAATGATAAAAAAGTATCAAAAGAGGAATGGCAGAAATTCCATGATGGGTTTTTCCTCGAACTTGACAAAGATGGGGATGGTTCGATTTCTTTTAATGAACTCAAAGGAAAGCAAATGGAAAATAGAGAGAAAATGAAGGAAAAAGCAAAGGAAAACCAAAAACAAGGGAAAAAGAAAAACCAAACGACAATTCCAGAATAA